The Parabacteroides sp. AD58 genome includes a window with the following:
- a CDS encoding gliding motility-associated C-terminal domain-containing protein — protein MKTLRKWCWLFFLLGMILPLSAEEYVVKGGQGEPMLAKEETALKLKVYVVNGTDGVTISYTSTSTEHQWYRYKTKRLEAEPISCQQQGSTSTITNIEDGYGYFVEEGPLSSYVWIIDYSKHPFEISNLAVSENSDPCSGVILTGDYKMDNLTYSDPTSGINRQLNRKFEVTYETLEWDEDSKVFNSIEKVKNLEGNPFQQLVDSVYADTNFTLTGDQFASHFGKMQSATTDYYEASSILLEADTTVFLDEAENMTTTSEALSAPVTIRFTACANDPVASLYIWKIYKTEEGADNALIRFTEPEVEYTFSEYGKYTAEVEVSDRTGKCYNSYPFEIEVAESFLDVPNAFSPGTTPGVNDEFRVAYKSLVKFSCWIFNRWGQQIYHWTNPAAGWDGKQGGKYVTPGVYFYVIEAEGSDGIKYKKKGDINILRPKKERSYESSGSSEM, from the coding sequence ATGAAAACACTTAGAAAGTGGTGCTGGCTTTTCTTTTTGTTGGGAATGATCCTGCCTTTGTCTGCTGAAGAATATGTAGTGAAAGGCGGGCAAGGCGAACCGATGTTGGCAAAGGAAGAGACGGCGTTGAAATTGAAAGTGTATGTCGTGAATGGGACGGATGGTGTTACGATCAGTTATACATCCACTTCGACTGAACATCAATGGTATCGGTATAAAACAAAACGGCTGGAGGCAGAACCTATATCCTGCCAACAGCAGGGATCAACTTCGACTATAACAAATATAGAAGACGGGTATGGTTATTTTGTGGAAGAAGGACCTTTGTCATCGTATGTCTGGATTATTGATTATAGCAAGCATCCTTTTGAGATAAGCAATCTGGCCGTTTCAGAAAACAGTGATCCTTGTTCCGGTGTTATCTTGACAGGTGATTACAAGATGGATAATCTGACATATTCGGATCCGACAAGTGGTATCAACCGTCAGCTGAACAGAAAATTTGAGGTGACTTATGAGACATTAGAATGGGATGAGGATTCAAAGGTTTTCAATTCAATCGAAAAGGTAAAGAATCTGGAAGGAAATCCGTTTCAGCAATTGGTCGATTCGGTTTATGCAGATACCAATTTTACGTTGACGGGCGATCAGTTCGCTTCTCACTTTGGTAAAATGCAATCGGCTACTACTGATTATTATGAAGCATCTTCTATCTTGTTGGAGGCTGATACAACTGTTTTCCTGGATGAAGCGGAGAATATGACTACTACCTCTGAAGCGCTGTCAGCTCCGGTAACGATCCGTTTTACAGCTTGCGCCAATGATCCGGTGGCTTCTTTGTATATATGGAAAATCTATAAAACCGAGGAAGGAGCGGATAATGCCCTGATACGTTTTACTGAACCGGAAGTAGAATATACATTTTCAGAATATGGAAAATATACAGCAGAAGTAGAAGTGAGTGATCGGACTGGAAAATGTTATAATTCTTATCCGTTTGAGATCGAAGTGGCCGAATCATTTTTGGATGTGCCAAATGCTTTTTCCCCGGGAACAACGCCTGGTGTTAACGATGAATTCCGTGTGGCATACAAATCTTTGGTTAAGTTCTCCTGCTGGATCTTCAACCGATGGGGACAACAGATCTATCATTGGACGAATCCGGCTGCAGGATGGGATGGTAAACAAGGCGGAAAGTATGTAACGCCTGGTGTATATTTTTATGTGATTGAAGCAGAAGGTTCGGATGGAATCAAATACAAGAAAAAAGGAGATATCAATATTTTACGCCCGAAAAAAGAACGTAGTTATGAATCTTCTGGAAGTTCGGAAATGTAG
- the trmD gene encoding tRNA (guanosine(37)-N1)-methyltransferase TrmD: MRIDILTVLPEMIEGMVNCSIVKRAQDKGLAEIHLHNLRDYTTNKWRRVDDYPFGGEAGMVMQIEPIDRAISALKEEREYDEVIYTSPDGETFNQPMANQMSLLNNLIILCGHYKGIDYRIREHLITKEISVGDYVLTGGELAAAIITDAVVRLIPGAIGDEQSALSDSFQDNLLAPPVYTRPAEYKGWKVPDILLSGHQRKIEEWRLQQAQERTARLRPDLLKK; the protein is encoded by the coding sequence ATGCGTATAGATATTTTGACTGTATTACCGGAAATGATAGAAGGAATGGTGAATTGTTCTATCGTGAAACGAGCTCAGGATAAAGGACTGGCCGAAATTCATTTACATAACCTGAGAGATTATACGACTAATAAATGGCGTCGGGTAGACGACTATCCGTTTGGAGGAGAAGCAGGAATGGTAATGCAGATTGAACCGATCGACCGGGCTATTTCAGCATTAAAAGAAGAACGGGAGTACGATGAAGTGATTTATACTTCGCCGGATGGAGAGACATTCAACCAACCGATGGCAAATCAGATGTCGTTATTGAATAATCTGATAATTCTGTGCGGTCATTATAAAGGTATCGATTACCGGATTCGCGAACATCTGATCACCAAGGAAATCTCGGTAGGTGATTATGTGCTGACCGGAGGAGAATTGGCCGCTGCTATTATAACCGATGCAGTGGTCCGCCTTATTCCGGGTGCGATAGGAGATGAGCAGAGTGCTTTGTCTGATTCCTTTCAGGATAATTTGCTGGCACCTCCGGTTTATACGCGCCCCGCAGAATATAAAGGATGGAAAGTGCCAGACATCCTCTTGTCAGGTCATCAACGCAAGATAGAAGAATGGCGTTTGCAGCAGGCCCAGGAACGAACAGCCCGTCTTCGTCCGGATTTGCTCAAGAAGTAA
- a CDS encoding porin family protein → MMRYLFLAASLLFLSIGDGLAQNNTFKQELSVGASFGMNFSSISFAPKVNQKMKQGYQGGVTLRWITENHLGLQAELNYAQQGWEEEFEEQPEYQYSRTINYVELPFLTHIYFGGNRFKFFFNLGPKIGYALSESTVSNLNGAEPNRNNMQHDMPIEKKFDWGLCGGPGLELSTGIGHFLLEGRYYYALGDIYGSQKKDPFARSASQTIGVKFTYLFPIWR, encoded by the coding sequence ATGATGAGGTATTTGTTTCTAGCGGCCTCGCTGCTGTTCCTTTCTATCGGAGACGGTCTAGCACAAAATAACACCTTCAAACAAGAATTGTCGGTAGGTGCTTCGTTTGGCATGAACTTTTCATCCATATCCTTTGCTCCGAAAGTCAACCAGAAAATGAAACAAGGTTATCAGGGTGGTGTAACGCTCCGATGGATTACTGAAAATCACCTGGGACTTCAGGCTGAATTGAACTATGCCCAACAAGGATGGGAGGAAGAATTTGAGGAACAACCGGAGTATCAATACAGCCGGACAATTAATTATGTAGAGCTTCCCTTTCTGACTCATATTTATTTTGGCGGGAATCGTTTCAAGTTCTTCTTCAACTTGGGACCTAAAATAGGGTATGCGCTTAGCGAAAGTACGGTAAGTAACTTAAACGGAGCCGAACCAAACCGGAATAATATGCAGCATGATATGCCGATCGAGAAGAAATTTGACTGGGGATTGTGTGGCGGACCCGGACTGGAATTATCAACAGGCATCGGCCATTTCCTGCTGGAAGGCCGATACTATTATGCTTTGGGCGATATCTATGGCAGCCAGAAAAAAGATCCGTTTGCCCGTTCTGCCAGCCAAACTATTGGAGTTAAGTTCACCTATTTGTTTCCTATCTGGCGATAA
- a CDS encoding RNA-binding S4 domain-containing protein codes for MNEVRIDKWMWATRIFKTRSIAADACKKGRVMIGGVNVKPSRMIKVGDIIQVRKPPVTFSFKVLDLTENRMGAKLVPQFMENVTTPDQYEILEMNRISGFVNRAKGLGRPTKKDRRELEQFTGADFYEGGDDFDFDFDFDSDDED; via the coding sequence ATGAACGAAGTTCGTATCGACAAATGGATGTGGGCAACGCGCATCTTCAAGACCAGAAGCATTGCTGCCGATGCCTGCAAGAAAGGGCGTGTGATGATTGGCGGCGTTAATGTCAAACCATCCAGAATGATTAAGGTGGGCGACATTATTCAGGTCAGGAAGCCGCCCGTTACCTTTTCGTTCAAGGTACTCGACCTGACAGAAAACCGGATGGGAGCCAAACTGGTCCCGCAGTTTATGGAAAACGTAACGACACCCGACCAGTATGAAATCCTCGAGATGAACCGTATCTCAGGCTTTGTCAACCGGGCGAAAGGTTTGGGCCGTCCGACGAAAAAAGACCGCCGCGAACTGGAACAGTTTACGGGTGCCGATTTCTATGAAGGAGGCGACGATTTTGATTTTGACTTTGATTTCGACTCGGATGATGAGGATTGA
- a CDS encoding helix-turn-helix domain-containing protein: MIELPLIDFDTLKSGLYIYDCYHDDILVADLNGQDVFLNDSVRVNALQVLLVLEGSIDLSIDYVLFQASVNTVVTIMPTHITKVMKYSDNFRGRLLAVSRAFLEQSVMPNHSSSMIQYMQIRKNPTALLQASEIKALDDCMLRLRQTILQTSHHLQRLLIQNTLMGFFIEMGNIFSERKEYNTSPSLTRKEELFESFLRILYMHCKEQHVVSFYADQLYITPQYLSLILKELTGKSANKWIDEALMQEAKILLKAPQATVQQVADALHFSDQSTFGKFFKKHMGMSPMEYRKNS; the protein is encoded by the coding sequence ATGATAGAATTGCCCTTAATTGATTTTGATACTTTGAAATCCGGTTTGTATATATATGATTGTTATCATGATGATATATTGGTGGCCGATCTGAATGGTCAAGATGTATTTTTGAATGACTCAGTCCGTGTCAATGCTTTGCAGGTTTTACTGGTTCTTGAGGGATCGATCGACCTGAGCATCGATTATGTTCTTTTCCAGGCTTCCGTAAATACAGTGGTTACGATTATGCCGACGCATATCACGAAAGTAATGAAGTACAGTGATAATTTCCGAGGTCGCCTGTTGGCTGTCTCGCGTGCATTCTTGGAACAGTCGGTTATGCCCAATCATTCTTCGTCGATGATTCAGTATATGCAGATTCGGAAGAACCCGACGGCTCTTCTGCAGGCGTCGGAAATAAAGGCGCTGGATGATTGTATGCTTCGTTTGAGACAGACGATCTTGCAGACCAGTCATCATCTGCAACGTCTGCTGATTCAGAATACGTTGATGGGCTTTTTTATCGAGATGGGCAATATCTTTTCAGAACGGAAGGAATACAATACTTCTCCTTCGTTGACACGGAAAGAAGAATTGTTTGAATCGTTCTTACGTATATTATATATGCATTGTAAGGAGCAACATGTCGTTTCATTTTATGCGGACCAATTATACATTACTCCACAGTATTTGTCGCTCATTTTAAAGGAACTGACAGGTAAGTCGGCCAATAAGTGGATTGATGAGGCTTTGATGCAGGAAGCTAAAATCTTGTTGAAAGCGCCTCAGGCTACTGTTCAGCAGGTGGCTGATGCCTTGCATTTCTCTGATCAATCCACTTTTGGCAAATTCTTCAAGAAACACATGGGAATGTCGCCGATGGAATATCGGAAGAATTCCTGA
- a CDS encoding MATE family efflux transporter, whose amino-acid sequence MQYSNKQILKITFPVLISLLMEHLVGLTDTAYLGRVGEVELGASALAGVYYLVIYMLGFGFSVGAQVLMARRNGEGNYHRIGDVFRQGTLFLLAFATLLFFCSHAYSPVLLRGLIESDAVYQATVDYIDWRVYGFFFSFVSVMFRAFYVGTTHTRVLTASSLVMVGTNVILNYILIFGKLGLPALGIKGAAIASSISEAVSMLFFIVYTFKYVDYKKYELFGKWRFEFGVFRQIMRVSVWIMIQNGIAFCGWFIFFVAMEHHGERPLAITNVVRSISAFLFMFVNAFASTNSSLVSNLIGAGETEKVLPLCRQMIRLSYSFVLPLALLMALFPTFVLRIYTDNMDLVTSAVPSLWVMLSSYLIAVPAFVYFMSVSGTGNTGVALRLEMMSIFVYILYIIGIVVIRKADVAVCWTTEHVYDLMVLMSYFYLLKGNWRNKKI is encoded by the coding sequence ATGCAATATTCGAACAAACAAATACTCAAGATTACATTTCCAGTCCTGATCAGTCTGTTGATGGAACATCTGGTCGGTCTGACTGATACGGCTTATTTAGGACGGGTAGGCGAGGTGGAATTGGGCGCTTCGGCTTTGGCTGGTGTTTATTATCTGGTCATATATATGCTTGGTTTTGGTTTTAGCGTGGGTGCTCAAGTCCTGATGGCCCGTCGGAACGGAGAAGGTAATTATCATCGGATTGGTGATGTATTCAGGCAAGGGACGTTGTTCCTGTTGGCTTTTGCTACCTTGCTGTTTTTCTGTTCCCACGCTTATTCGCCCGTACTGCTACGCGGATTAATCGAATCGGATGCCGTCTATCAGGCTACGGTCGATTATATTGACTGGCGTGTCTATGGTTTCTTCTTTTCTTTTGTGTCTGTTATGTTCCGTGCTTTTTATGTCGGGACAACACATACCCGCGTATTGACGGCAAGCTCGTTGGTGATGGTCGGGACAAATGTGATTCTGAATTATATCCTGATATTCGGAAAATTGGGATTACCGGCTTTGGGTATTAAAGGAGCTGCCATTGCCTCTTCTATTTCGGAAGCTGTATCCATGTTGTTCTTCATTGTTTATACATTCAAGTATGTAGATTACAAGAAGTACGAACTCTTTGGCAAATGGCGTTTTGAGTTTGGGGTTTTCCGGCAAATTATGCGGGTTTCCGTCTGGATCATGATACAGAACGGCATTGCCTTTTGTGGGTGGTTTATCTTTTTCGTAGCGATGGAGCACCATGGAGAAAGGCCTTTGGCCATTACAAATGTAGTGAGAAGCATATCGGCGTTTCTGTTTATGTTTGTCAATGCTTTTGCTTCTACCAACAGTTCGCTGGTCAGTAACCTGATCGGTGCCGGAGAGACTGAAAAGGTACTGCCATTATGCCGGCAGATGATCCGTTTGAGTTATTCCTTTGTCCTGCCATTGGCTTTGTTGATGGCCTTGTTTCCGACCTTCGTTTTACGGATTTATACCGACAATATGGATTTAGTAACCAGTGCGGTTCCTTCGTTGTGGGTCATGCTTTCTTCTTATCTGATAGCTGTTCCCGCCTTTGTGTATTTCATGAGTGTATCGGGAACCGGAAACACCGGTGTAGCTCTCCGTCTGGAAATGATGAGTATATTTGTCTATATCCTGTATATTATTGGAATTGTTGTTATCCGGAAAGCGGATGTGGCTGTATGCTGGACGACCGAACATGTGTATGATCTGATGGTCCTGATGTCTTATTTCTATTTGCTGAAAGGAAACTGGAGAAACAAGAAGATATAA
- a CDS encoding PBP1 and LysM peptidoglycan-binding domain-containing protein yields the protein MNRLKTVILSCVLSVASLTAFGQDSKTFQHTIEQGETVYAIATMYGVTTEAIYKLNPGSKEGIKAGEVLLIPQKKASTKGNNAETYTFHTIEAKETLYAVSMKYKVPAQYILQANPGLSVKTFQKGRTIRIPSNESIQAMDQTAQTESKPQAEEAPVQEITYTIQKKETMYSLCRKFKVSSYELIKLNPQLKSGVKAGVEIKVPVKDDAVASKTENKASTESFIQSESEVNALLSAPKSTRALNQLKVALLLPFNPSKKTAASSRFIEYYEGMLLAVDSLQNQGLSLDLSVYDTGEGTSRIREILTGETLPNADLIIGAVQNDQIKMIADFAKEHHIKYVIPFTSKNDDVLSNNFVFQVNTPHSYLYSKAAERGRKLFANDHIIFVNIHDKEEKKPFIKALQEELKDHQVPFKEIEYNGETFAQDLDSLYMVDQVRNVIIPTSSSLEALQKIKTPLRMLAETKTDYTISLFGYPEWQTYVREALDDFYALDTYIYTNFYADNLSKPMQDFYNKFKTWYSKDLINTYPKYGILGFDTGMFFFGAMKKYGVNFEEELDNIHYPSIQTGFDFHRVNNWGGFINTQIFIVHYNKDFTVTRE from the coding sequence ATGAATCGATTGAAAACCGTTATACTTTCATGTGTACTCAGTGTTGCCAGTTTAACTGCTTTCGGACAAGATAGCAAAACTTTTCAGCATACCATCGAACAAGGCGAAACTGTTTATGCCATTGCCACCATGTACGGTGTCACCACAGAAGCCATCTATAAACTGAACCCTGGAAGCAAGGAAGGCATTAAAGCCGGTGAAGTTCTGCTGATTCCGCAGAAGAAAGCCAGCACCAAAGGAAATAATGCAGAGACATATACCTTTCATACCATTGAAGCCAAGGAAACACTTTATGCCGTTTCCATGAAATATAAAGTGCCTGCCCAATATATTCTGCAGGCCAATCCGGGTCTTTCTGTAAAAACATTCCAGAAAGGACGAACCATCCGCATACCTTCCAATGAAAGTATTCAGGCCATGGATCAAACTGCCCAAACAGAAAGTAAACCGCAAGCAGAAGAAGCTCCGGTTCAGGAAATTACTTATACTATTCAAAAGAAAGAGACAATGTATAGTTTGTGCCGGAAATTCAAGGTTTCCAGTTACGAACTGATCAAATTGAATCCTCAATTAAAAAGCGGAGTAAAAGCCGGCGTTGAAATTAAAGTGCCGGTTAAAGATGACGCCGTTGCCAGCAAAACGGAGAACAAAGCCTCTACAGAATCGTTCATCCAGTCTGAATCTGAAGTGAACGCATTATTGTCGGCTCCTAAAAGTACACGGGCACTTAATCAGCTTAAAGTAGCCTTATTATTACCTTTCAATCCGAGTAAGAAGACTGCAGCGTCTTCCCGTTTCATTGAATATTATGAAGGAATGTTACTGGCTGTCGACAGTCTGCAGAACCAAGGCTTATCATTGGATTTATCGGTTTATGATACAGGAGAAGGAACAAGCCGCATCCGCGAAATTCTTACGGGCGAAACTCTGCCGAATGCCGATCTAATCATTGGAGCCGTCCAGAATGATCAGATTAAAATGATAGCCGATTTTGCCAAAGAACATCATATCAAATATGTCATTCCTTTTACTTCTAAAAATGACGATGTCCTGTCAAACAACTTCGTGTTTCAAGTAAATACGCCTCATTCCTATTTATATTCCAAAGCGGCAGAACGAGGACGCAAGTTGTTTGCCAACGATCATATCATCTTTGTCAATATCCATGATAAAGAAGAGAAAAAGCCTTTCATTAAGGCCTTACAAGAAGAATTGAAGGACCATCAGGTTCCTTTCAAGGAAATCGAATACAACGGAGAAACTTTTGCCCAGGATCTGGATTCGCTTTACATGGTCGACCAAGTCCGCAATGTCATTATTCCGACATCGTCTTCGCTGGAAGCGCTGCAGAAGATCAAGACACCGTTGCGTATGCTGGCCGAGACTAAAACTGATTATACAATTTCTCTCTTCGGTTATCCGGAATGGCAAACGTACGTACGCGAAGCCCTGGACGATTTCTATGCGCTCGATACCTATATTTATACCAATTTCTATGCTGACAACTTGTCGAAACCCATGCAGGATTTCTACAACAAATTCAAGACCTGGTATAGTAAGGACTTAATCAATACCTATCCGAAATATGGTATCCTCGGATTCGATACAGGTATGTTCTTCTTTGGAGCCATGAAAAAATATGGTGTTAACTTCGAAGAAGAGCTCGACAACATCCATTACCCGAGTATTCAGACGGGTTTTGATTTTCATCGTGTCAATAACTGGGGAGGTTTCATTAATACACAAATCTTTATTGTGCACTATAATAAAGATTTTACCGTAACTCGTGAATAA
- a CDS encoding DUF308 domain-containing protein gives MRRTNIGILRGVLAIILGVVLIMWPEAAIIYMIMVIGACFLLPGIYSIVGYFLRNKENEVTSPMFPLDGLGSLLLGAWLLIMPHFFVNILMYLLGAVLVLAGIQQIATLIRARKWSIVPYGFYVLPSLILLVGILILVYPMDVMANTLTVFGVATLFYGVNELINWYKFRKRDYIQID, from the coding sequence ATGAGAAGAACAAACATTGGCATTCTACGCGGAGTACTGGCCATCATCTTAGGCGTTGTACTCATCATGTGGCCCGAAGCTGCCATTATTTACATGATCATGGTCATCGGAGCCTGCTTTTTATTACCTGGTATTTACTCAATTGTAGGTTACTTTTTGCGGAACAAAGAAAATGAAGTGACATCACCGATGTTTCCGCTCGACGGACTTGGCAGCCTGCTGTTAGGTGCCTGGCTGCTCATCATGCCTCACTTTTTCGTCAACATCCTGATGTATTTGTTGGGAGCTGTCCTGGTTCTGGCCGGCATACAGCAGATAGCCACCTTGATCAGAGCCCGCAAATGGAGCATTGTTCCGTACGGCTTCTACGTTTTACCTTCACTGATCCTACTCGTAGGTATTCTCATCCTTGTCTATCCAATGGATGTGATGGCCAATACGCTGACAGTCTTCGGAGTCGCCACCCTCTTCTATGGCGTCAACGAATTGATAAACTGGTATAAATTCCGCAAAAGAGATTATATCCAGATCGACTGA
- a CDS encoding 50S ribosomal protein L25/general stress protein Ctc, with amino-acid sequence MKTFQLEGKSREIAACPADQKRALKAMRKNNEIPAVLYGGEKVIHFSVTNSAVRNLVYTPDIYAVDLTIDGEKKTVIMKDIQFHPVTDAILHIDFLEVNNTKPIVMEVPVVLDGHAEGVKAGGKLQLQMRKLKVKAIYTEIPERLVINVDHLGLGKTMQVGEIHFDGLEIMNAKNAVVCAVQLTRAARGAQAKA; translated from the coding sequence ATGAAAACATTTCAATTAGAAGGTAAGTCAAGAGAGATCGCTGCATGTCCGGCAGATCAGAAGAGAGCTTTGAAAGCTATGCGTAAAAACAATGAAATTCCTGCTGTTCTGTACGGTGGAGAAAAAGTAATTCATTTTTCTGTTACCAACAGCGCCGTTCGTAACTTGGTTTACACTCCAGACATCTACGCTGTTGATTTGACAATCGATGGTGAAAAGAAAACTGTCATCATGAAAGATATCCAGTTCCACCCGGTAACTGATGCCATTCTTCACATCGACTTCTTGGAAGTAAACAATACGAAACCTATCGTTATGGAAGTTCCGGTTGTTTTGGATGGTCACGCTGAAGGTGTTAAAGCCGGTGGTAAGCTTCAGTTACAGATGAGAAAACTGAAAGTAAAGGCTATTTACACAGAAATCCCTGAAAGATTGGTTATCAATGTTGATCACCTGGGCTTAGGTAAGACTATGCAGGTAGGTGAAATCCACTTCGATGGCTTGGAAATCATGAACGCTAAGAACGCTGTTGTCTGCGCTGTTCAGTTGACTCGTGCCGCTCGTGGTGCTCAGGCTAAAGCTTAA
- the pth gene encoding aminoacyl-tRNA hydrolase, with protein MKYLITGLGNIGAEYWGTRHNVGFRVVNHLVEQAGATFSDERYGAVARMRIKNCELVVLKPNTYMNLSGNAVRYWLQKENIPVENLLIVVDDLALPFCTLRLKPKGSDAGHNGLKNIAQMLNTQNYARLRFGLGNDFPRGGQIDFVLGKFPQEELDQMPAILDRATEIIKSFCLAGIQLTMNQFNNK; from the coding sequence ATGAAATATTTAATTACCGGATTAGGAAACATCGGAGCTGAATATTGGGGAACCCGCCATAATGTCGGATTCCGCGTTGTCAATCATTTGGTAGAGCAAGCAGGTGCGACCTTTTCTGACGAACGATATGGTGCCGTAGCCCGTATGCGGATCAAGAACTGCGAGCTGGTTGTTCTGAAGCCTAATACATACATGAATCTGAGTGGTAATGCTGTCCGTTACTGGCTGCAGAAGGAAAATATCCCGGTTGAAAACCTTTTAATTGTTGTAGATGACCTGGCTCTTCCCTTCTGTACGTTACGTCTGAAGCCCAAAGGAAGTGATGCCGGACACAACGGACTGAAGAATATTGCTCAGATGCTGAATACACAGAACTATGCCCGCCTGCGTTTCGGATTGGGAAATGACTTTCCAAGAGGCGGACAAATTGATTTTGTCTTGGGAAAGTTTCCTCAAGAAGAACTGGACCAGATGCCGGCCATCTTAGATCGTGCGACAGAAATCATCAAAAGCTTCTGTCTGGCAGGCATTCAATTAACGATGAACCAATTTAATAATAAATAA
- a CDS encoding DUF3843 family protein, whose translation MKNIKIFSKDWLVLHPYVQSTPVDSYYTIIANRIYDILVATELINSFEGDEAKQISIRMAAYFEDVISQTNIWRTFIHGFKERYGHYLPFFTTSDHYYEDEANLEDVRFLLWHFTQQYHGWRKGTFVNPDNPANQAAANMIYKIFCDEWTVAPENTRMQELFSNETRYDNPDNYNNLLYWFHYNSYLLTDTNAELTETTKGYWQEQGIQTNERDVLIIHNLLAHVSRLPFLAYTSPQWLYKIISPEHPDYAIFKEEAEKSMAFIDPKEKERRESVQDDYKKFKEVVPDDVLIYMKSEAELYDFLTEKIGKVFTEGKPSNAPRKFGVYASPEDGIQVLTLDIDCIKDEKNPFYNKERAEKAALGFFIVKHCSTSTLIEMTKRGMLADAQTKSLAGPERGKEIIQDNWKFLIEYFHKEEVK comes from the coding sequence ATGAAAAACATTAAAATTTTCTCGAAAGACTGGCTTGTCCTGCATCCGTATGTACAAAGCACGCCGGTTGACTCGTATTATACGATTATTGCCAATCGCATCTATGATATATTAGTAGCAACCGAACTGATCAATTCATTTGAAGGAGATGAAGCCAAGCAGATTTCTATCCGCATGGCCGCTTACTTCGAAGATGTCATTTCGCAGACGAATATCTGGAGAACCTTTATCCATGGATTCAAAGAAAGATATGGTCATTACCTGCCTTTCTTTACGACTAGCGACCATTATTATGAAGATGAAGCCAATCTGGAAGACGTCCGTTTTCTGTTATGGCACTTTACCCAGCAATACCACGGATGGAGAAAAGGCACATTCGTCAATCCGGACAATCCAGCCAACCAGGCAGCTGCCAATATGATCTATAAAATCTTCTGCGATGAATGGACTGTTGCTCCGGAAAATACACGCATGCAGGAACTGTTCAGCAATGAAACCCGCTACGACAATCCGGACAATTACAACAACCTGTTGTATTGGTTCCACTATAATTCGTATCTGCTGACGGATACCAACGCAGAATTAACAGAAACGACAAAAGGATACTGGCAGGAACAGGGCATCCAGACGAACGAACGTGATGTCCTGATTATTCATAACCTGTTGGCGCACGTCAGCCGTCTGCCCTTCCTGGCTTATACTTCACCGCAATGGCTCTACAAAATCATTTCTCCCGAACATCCGGATTATGCTATCTTCAAAGAAGAAGCTGAGAAAAGCATGGCCTTTATTGATCCGAAAGAGAAAGAAAGACGGGAAAGTGTACAGGATGATTATAAGAAATTCAAGGAAGTTGTACCGGATGACGTCCTGATCTATATGAAGAGTGAAGCAGAATTATATGACTTCCTGACTGAAAAGATCGGAAAAGTCTTTACAGAAGGCAAACCATCTAATGCGCCGCGTAAATTCGGTGTGTATGCTTCTCCTGAAGACGGCATTCAGGTTCTGACATTAGATATCGACTGCATTAAAGACGAAAAGAATCCGTTCTACAATAAAGAAAGAGCCGAAAAGGCAGCTTTGGGCTTCTTTATCGTTAAACATTGCAGTACAAGCACCCTGATTGAAATGACTAAACGGGGAATGCTGGCCGACGCACAGACGAAGAGTCTGGCTGGTCCTGAGCGAGGAAAAGAAATCATTCAGGACAACTGGAAATTCCTGATCGAATATTTCCACAAAGAGGAAGTTAAGTAA